TAGTAGCCGAGTTTTCTAATGGGCCCGCCTTCATGGGCTTGCTTCTGGATCCCCTGCCCCAAACCCTTGGTCTTCTCCCCCAATTTATCCATCGCACTCCGCAAGTACCCAGGCAGCGGAGCGGCAGCTTGTCGGAAAGAGTTCACTGCAAATGACAGCGACGACAGTCCCGTCACTCCAAAAGCTCCCGACGTAACAAAGGAGACAACGGCAAGCCCGATGGCTATGGCAGCAGGGACTAAAACCGGGCTGAAGATCAGGAACAGAGGGGTGATTACAGCGAGGCCTAGTGCGCTGCCGGCGAAAGTGAGGCCGGCGAGAAGCAGCAGAAAACCGGCGAGGGGGAGGAGGGCTATGACCGCTAGAACCTGGGAGGTTGATGGGCCTTTCTGGGGAAGGAGGGTCTTGATACCAGCATTGTAAAGGTGTTGTGGGTGAACCTGAAGCTGATGGGGTTGGGGGCGGTCGGCCATGGATGATTATGAGATTGAAGAGAGGAGTGAGAGGAGGGTTGAAGTGGGTATGATTTATGGATGAGGAGTCAGTGCAGGGTGATGACGTGGTGGGAAGGTGGTGATGAGGGGCTTTGCATGGGAGCCAGGTATGCGTGTTTGTACCACATGGCAAGACATCTTTGCCACGTTTCTCTTGTGCTCATCTGCAGTACCAACCATTAGGTTTTCGAAGTGGGCTTTGGGTATTATTATGTGATCTTTggttgtaaaaataataataataattaattaataaataaataaaatgatattttttaagtttggaTAGTATGGTTaaaggtgaaaaaaaatattaaaattaattttaattctaaaaagtaattgaggaaaataaaataaaattttaaaattatattaataaattatttttatatgttatttaaaatataatttttgtaagaaaattataaaaaatatttaatgcaaaaattataattattaaaaattatagacatttttaatgattttttaaaataatttattaaaaaattaaaacacgcCTAAAAATACGATCtcaaatagatatatatataatcttggAATTATACACAtataatgcaaaattttcaatataagttaatttaacactttcaattatttcttaattctaTAAGAATAAACACCAACAAACATCTAAACCTTTTTGAAGATCTAAGCCTTATGAAAAAATTGTCTATCTAATATTGTCCTTTGTCCCTAATTCCTAACACAAAGTATTTTGTTTCGGGCCTTGGaaatcttttacatttattttaaaaataatgtatttaaaaaaaaaatcagacaaTCATTAACAA
Above is a genomic segment from Vitis riparia cultivar Riparia Gloire de Montpellier isolate 1030 chromosome 14, EGFV_Vit.rip_1.0, whole genome shotgun sequence containing:
- the LOC117931295 gene encoding oleosin 5-like; translation: MADRPQPHQLQVHPQHLYNAGIKTLLPQKGPSTSQVLAVIALLPLAGFLLLLAGLTFAGSALGLAVITPLFLIFSPVLVPAAIAIGLAVVSFVTSGAFGVTGLSSLSFAVNSFRQAAAPLPGYLRSAMDKLGEKTKGLGQGIQKQAHEGGPIRKLGY